Sequence from the Bremerella volcania genome:
CGGCGGCAGTGGTCGCGTTGGAAAGCTCGAGGTGCGCTATCACCAGAATATGATTCTCGGTGAGATCTACCCCGAGATCGGATTCATCACCCAGGCAGCGATTGCGGCTGGCGGCGTGGAAATCGAGAACACGGGAACGGAACCGCTCGTGTTGACGTTCGACTTCCCGCAGAACGCGCACAGCAAGACGCCTGGTACTTAGTCAGCGGAACTCGGCCGATAAACCTCCGCCGCTGCGGATACACAATGGACGTCATCCACGATCTGACGGGATGACGTCCATTTTCTTTTTAATTGGCCGAGGTGCAAGCTTTCCGAAGTCGGGTTTCCAGCGTGTGGGTTAGTGGACCCATCCCACGCGCGACATCGGCCATACAATCAGCCATGCACGGCCCATAATTCTGTGGGAAGGTACCGGGCCATTGAACCGGCTGTCGTCGGAATCTTTGAGGTCGTCCCCCAGAACATAATAGCCATCACCGCACGGAACGGGCTTGCCCTCTATTAAATTGCCAAACCTCAAATACTTGAGGTCGAGCGACTCCGGGCATTCCACCGGTTGGCCATCGATGAGTAATTCCCCATTGCGAAGCATTTGAATGCTCTCGCCTGGCAGCCCCGCGACGCGTTTCATTCGCTTTTCACCAGAGTCGGTAATAAAGGTGATGACTTCCCAGCGGCGAGGCGTACGATACCAGCGGCTGACTTTCTCGGTGATCACGCGATCACCATTGTCGGGATTGGTTCCCTTGAGCGTCGGTTGCATCGATGGGGACAAGACGACGGAAACGTCCATCGTCAGCCAGTAAATCGCGACCATCGCCCCGAACCCGGCCAGTCCGCGCTCGATCCAACGCAGGCTTCCGCGAAAGATCGAAGTAAAACGACTCCGAACCGGAGAGTTATTCTGATTGGGATTCTCTGGCTCTGGCATCGCATTCGGCCTGCTCGATTTGTGCATTTCGCTCTTGCCACTGTAATTGGGTGGAACGCGTCGCTCCCATGCATGGAGTCATCGTGCCCCCGATGAGAAAAAAAGCTCCCGCACCCGCCGCAGCCAGGACCAATGCGTTCAGGCCAAAATTGTTGGCCGAGTGCGTCGGCGGCGCAGTCACAGGGGTCGGCGGTACATCTGCCAACGACTCGTCTGATTTGGAGGGTTCGTCCATAGGGCACCTTAGTTGGAAGAGAGGAATCGCGACTCAAGGACGCGGATCGTTTCCTGGTAACAAGCTTGATCCAGCAAACACAGTAGTCCATCCGGACGGTTCACATCGCCTGTCCTGATGTAGTTGCTGCATCGACAAATTTTCGTACTACAAAGTGACTTCAGATGACACGGGGCGCATTCCGGTGAACACATATCCGCAAGTGACGTCATGGCAAGGAAATCATCGCCATCAAACACATTCCCGGGGAGACGCATCGGATTACTGGGCTCGTCTGCACCCACCAGGCGTTCGCAAGGAAATAGATTCCCGGCCGGGGTGACCGCGATCTCGCCGTGGCCAAAACCGCAGCGGGCCGTCTGTGTCATGGGAATGCCTGTCGCTCGGGCAGCCTTTTCGTCGAACCAACTGACGCTGCATTCAGGCAGTCGCTCTCCCCAAAAATCCGCGGCGCGGCGGATGGTGCTTTTCAAACGCTCGCCGTCGGTTTGATTCCAGGTGGTCCAAAGATTGAGTGAAGGATCGAATCGCCGGACCCCGAGCGCGTTCAGAAACTCCATTCCATCCGGCAAGGAATCAACGGTAGATGGCTGGACGACCATCACGACGCGGAACTCTTTTCCGGCATCGAACAGGCGAGCCATGGTGTTTTGGACTCGAAGCGAACTGGGCTGGCCGTCGACCGTAACGCGTTGTCCATCATGAACGCCTGGCAACCCATCATGGCTAATTGCCAATTCGAGTTCAGGCAATGTCATGACCGACCATGACGCAGACGATTCAATGGTTCCGTTGGTCGTCATGCTGAGCGCCAAGCGGACATCCACGCGGTCGGCAATTGACCGAGCGTAGTGCACCAGATCGAGCACTAACTCGGCTTCGACAAGAGGCTCGCCGCCGAAGAAGGACAATTCGAGCGTCCCCTCGCGGCACACGGATCGGATCGCCCGATCGATGGCCTTGCGTCCGATCTCAGGCGACAACGGGCGGCGGATCTTCTCGCCGGTGTAACAATACGAGCAGCGCAGATTGCACGCATGATTCACGACCAGCGTGAGGCCAAAGCTTGTGTGCATCCGCCTTCTCCTAAGAAAAATCGATCGGCGAAGTCCATTATGCTCGATCGCACCCCTGAACTGTATACTCCCAGACGAATGAGATCCGTGCAAGCATTTGGCAGTAGTGGCATACGACGCCAACTATTCCTCTTCACCATCCGCCCAAAGCGTTACCGTCGGCGTGTCACCTGGTTTGAATCTCACCAGGATGTACTCATCCGATCCGCTTGCACGGAAGGTGATGTAGCCTGAGTAGGCGTTGAACTGGAACTTGCCGTGTTCGTCGGAGTCGAGGGAGGTCCAGCCCTCGTCTCTCAGGTAGTCAGACCTGGGCATATCGTTATTGGGAATCGCGTGCTGCTGGAAGTAGGCCTCTTGCACTTGCGGATCGCAGCGCTTCTCGGAGACGATGATCCTGTGATTGGCAAGCGGTTGCCGAGTGTTCTTGTCAAGCACGATGCCAGTGATCGTCACCGGCGACTGAATCTTGAGTTTGACTGATTCCGCTTCTTCCCCGCGGCGCACGACGCGAAGGTTCACACGCGAGTAATGTTGCTGTTGGTAAGCGTTCAACACCAACTGGCTGTCGGCAGGCAGCCGCAACTCAAAAGAACCAGGCTTTTCTATTTTGAGCTTATCGTAGACCTCCCCTAACAAGGGATTGGTACCTAGGTAGTCGATCATGATTTCGCTGGATTCGTCGTCGTCCAGCTTCACGCTCGGATCGACGTCCACCACACCTCGTAGCGTGACAAGCTCGGGCAAGGTGACCTCCTTGAAGACTGGGATTTTTCTCGCAACCCAGTCGGGTTTTCCGAACTCGACTCGCTGGGGGTAGTAGCCATCCTTGAAGATCTTAATTACGCCGCCTGTGAGGATCGGCAAGTCGATCGTCGCCCGCCCCTGGGCGTCGGTGGCTGTAAAGTAAGACTGGTCGAGTGGATCGTAGCCAGTAACGCTGAAGGCACGGACCGCGACGAAGGCCTCTGACAGAGGCTTGCCGTCTGGACTGCGCACAACCACTTCCCGTGGAAGAACCCTTTTCACTTCGATGGGAGTTACGACATTGATCTTGTCACTACGGCGAGTTGCACGGTTACCAAACACTTGGACGCCAGCCAACTTACCAGGCATTCGGGCAACCAGTGTATCGATGAGCTTTACCGAGAGAACGTAAGCTCGACCATTTCCATCCGTTGTCGCAGCCAATCGCGGACCCAAGGGGCAAGCAACAAACACCGTGATGCCTGCCTGAGGTTTGCCGTCTTCATCGATGACGCAAACCTGGTGGTACTTTTCTTCCAGCAACACCAGTTTTTTGATCGGCTGAGTATCCCCGTCTTTATGAATAGTCTCGGATGCGTAGTTACCCTTCCCGTCACGAACGAGGACGTGAATGGTTACGTCCCCCAAGTGCTTTGGCGGATTGCATGAAAACCGCCCGTTGGCATCGGTCTTTGTCTCCCAGGTCTCGATCGGATAAGCCGACATCCCGGAGTGCTTTTTGTACTCCCAATAGCCGAGTACCTCGGCCCCTTCGACCGGCGTACCGTCCAGATCGTAAACGATGCCATCCCCAAACCGACCAATCGGAGCTTTGGGAATGGGGACCTTGAGTGGCTCGGGACGCTTGGTCGACTCGGGGGCATCATCCCCAGGAGCCGCCCAAGCGGTGCTGGCCGTCACAAGGATGAGCAGTAAGAAGACGCACCAGCGCATGGGTATTCACCTCGGTGATCGACAAACGGACAGGTCATCGAAGGTTATCTCGGTCCCTGACAAAAGTCCAGCAAATCGGCCGTTTATTGGCTGAGTGACGCTGGGAAGGGGCGAGTCGTTAGACCTGCCGATTCCGTGTCTGGCATCCGCTACGTAACGACTGCCGTTGATTTCGATTTTCGTCTGCCTCGATTCCGAGGTAGGATAATCAACTCAGATCTTGGCAGTGCCACCTCGAGCGGAAGGAACGAGCCATGAAGAATCAATTATTTGCAGGCCACCACTTCGCCATGGGATTGATCGTGCTTGCGTGTGCCAGTTCGCGGGGCGTCGCGGCTGCCGAGGAGCCGGCTGCGAAGCCTTCCAGTTACGTCGCTGCGACCGTGTTCGATGAGGACGTCCGTCTGCGCGTCATCTCGGAGGCCGAAGTGGAGCACAACCGAGCGAAGCTTTCTGATAAGGACTTTGCCCGGTGGCAAGCGGACTCGCGCTGGCGGCCGCTTGTCAGTAAGGTTTCGTACCAGGTCATGTCGGATTGGGCAGAGCAGAATAATGTGCGACCCAGTCGGGAAGAGATTCAGCAGCTTTTCGCCGATGAGGCCACGCAGCATCTTCAGCCATACGCATCTCCCGAGGGGAAAAAACAAGTGGCCGCCGCGATGGGATGGGGGATCGGAGCGAGTGTCGACTGGGTCACGGCCAAAGCGCTGCACGAAAAGTACGGCGGACCGATTGCCATCAGTTCGTTTGGCGGATGCATCGCGATCGAGGGGCGCAACCGGTTGGTCAAAGAGTAAGCAGCCGCCGGCAAGATCCACTTCTCCGATCCCGAACTGGAAAAACTGTTCTGGGAGGGAATGGGCAATCCTGCCGTTCTGGACGTGACGATCCGTGAGCCTGAGCGCATTGCCCGCCACTTCGAGCGACCTCCCTGGCAAGGCTGGGGCGCCAGAACGGCGAAATGGTTGGACAAGAATGCCGATCTCTGGAAAGCCCCTGACGCCGGGCAAGAGGAAGACCAGGATGCCCAAGCGACTGAATGAGACGCGAGCCCCAACGTTCGCTTCCGGTATGATCGTCAGGCATCTCACCAGGATTTGCTCATGACATCTCCCCGTTGATCACCCCAAAACAAGCACTTGCACAAGAAAGCGTAGAGCCGCCGTGGGACTTTTTGACTTCTTCAAGAAACCGAAGCCCAGCGTACCGCTTCCTCAGCTATGTTACGACGTCGCGTACTTCGTGCTGCCCCACTACGCGCATGAAGACTTTGAGAAGCTTGACGGGATGTGTCGTGAAACGCCAGGCACCGCCGGCCCGTTCTTCTACGTCATGGCCTGT
This genomic interval carries:
- a CDS encoding radical SAM protein yields the protein MHTSFGLTLVVNHACNLRCSYCYTGEKIRRPLSPEIGRKAIDRAIRSVCREGTLELSFFGGEPLVEAELVLDLVHYARSIADRVDVRLALSMTTNGTIESSASWSVMTLPELELAISHDGLPGVHDGQRVTVDGQPSSLRVQNTMARLFDAGKEFRVVMVVQPSTVDSLPDGMEFLNALGVRRFDPSLNLWTTWNQTDGERLKSTIRRAADFWGERLPECSVSWFDEKAARATGIPMTQTARCGFGHGEIAVTPAGNLFPCERLVGADEPSNPMRLPGNVFDGDDFLAMTSLADMCSPECAPCHLKSLCSTKICRCSNYIRTGDVNRPDGLLCLLDQACYQETIRVLESRFLSSN
- a CDS encoding transthyretin-like family protein; translated protein: MRWCVFLLLILVTASTAWAAPGDDAPESTKRPEPLKVPIPKAPIGRFGDGIVYDLDGTPVEGAEVLGYWEYKKHSGMSAYPIETWETKTDANGRFSCNPPKHLGDVTIHVLVRDGKGNYASETIHKDGDTQPIKKLVLLEEKYHQVCVIDEDGKPQAGITVFVACPLGPRLAATTDGNGRAYVLSVKLIDTLVARMPGKLAGVQVFGNRATRRSDKINVVTPIEVKRVLPREVVVRSPDGKPLSEAFVAVRAFSVTGYDPLDQSYFTATDAQGRATIDLPILTGGVIKIFKDGYYPQRVEFGKPDWVARKIPVFKEVTLPELVTLRGVVDVDPSVKLDDDESSEIMIDYLGTNPLLGEVYDKLKIEKPGSFELRLPADSQLVLNAYQQQHYSRVNLRVVRRGEEAESVKLKIQSPVTITGIVLDKNTRQPLANHRIIVSEKRCDPQVQEAYFQQHAIPNNDMPRSDYLRDEGWTSLDSDEHGKFQFNAYSGYITFRASGSDEYILVRFKPGDTPTVTLWADGEEE
- the lepB gene encoding signal peptidase I gives rise to the protein MHKSSRPNAMPEPENPNQNNSPVRSRFTSIFRGSLRWIERGLAGFGAMVAIYWLTMDVSVVLSPSMQPTLKGTNPDNGDRVITEKVSRWYRTPRRWEVITFITDSGEKRMKRVAGLPGESIQMLRNGELLIDGQPVECPESLDLKYLRFGNLIEGKPVPCGDGYYVLGDDLKDSDDSRFNGPVPSHRIMGRAWLIVWPMSRVGWVH